The DNA window TACATGCCCCTTGCTTCTTTTCTCCATTAACTGCCCTCACCCTTTGTGTTTCCTCATTAGTCATCACTGCAACCCCCCGCCTGCACCCACAGGTTTTCCAAGTACTGCTCCCAACTGTTACTCCTGTTCCCCCAAGTTCTTTCTTCAATCTTCCTTTTTTCCATTTGACTTGTCCAAAAGAAACAACAGTGACAATGTGTGCACCAAGTACAGGAGTCAAAATTCGTATTATACATGCTTGGCTGGATGTCAATCTTGTGTCCAACATATgtacaatcaacatttgttacatatatacaatcaacatttgtttgtGAAGTCCATAAAACATCACCTTTCCTTTCTCTTACTAGAGATGTCTTTTAAAACTACTTTCTTCTTCCAGTGGAACCGGAGCAGATATGGATATTGTTATCTCCAGTGTCCGTGCCTATGTTGGTGCATTGAATAAGATGATGAGTTTCAGAAAACTGTTGGTGAAAAACAACAAACCTGAACGCAGTGCAGTCATATATATAGGTACTTCTGTGTTGATCGATCTTATGAAACTTATGCAACTGCACTGGAGCTTTATCAGTTGTATAGAAGTGAGGAGGCTGTTTAATTGAGACTTGTTACCAATCACCAACTTCCCATTCCTTCGGAGTTATGCTATTTCTGATGTAAATGCAAACTTGGCTATATTTGGTACAAATGAAACTACTTCATTgtatatttatgaaatttattcCCTTTAAAATACTGAATAGAATTTGCCTTATGGCTAGATCATCCTATTTGGACCATAATCAATGAAGATCCCTTCTGACGTTAGCAATTATTCAAACAAGCCAGAAATTTTACTACCTATATTTCCAGAATCTGGTGACTCGTATAAAAGGTCCCTTCCAAagttacattttaaaaaataaatgaagatcaCTACATAACAAACTGCCTTCTGATGACATCTCTAGGANCCTCAAAATCAGCAGTCAAACTTGTCTTCTATTTAATCATCTTTTTGGTTTAGTGTATTATGGTCTGGTAATTGTAGTGTTCATGCATTTTGTGCAGGTACCTGTAAACACTCCTTGAGTATTCCATGAATGCAGTCACACAAAGTATGCTATAGTTTCAACCAGTCTTAATTCGTGgagatttgttttttttggaCCATCTATGTGTTCAGGTAGCAACTCTCCAAAATCTGAATCCACTGAGCAATTATGTATTGTTTGAGCATATGTACTACTTTCTTTGGTATTTGCACAAACAACCTGACAGAAGCTATGAATATTTTAACTGGTTAGTGGTGCATTGGACAATGGATACAAGGAAATTGGAGTTGAATCTTGGAACACCTTTGGCAGATTCTTCAATTGCTAGAACAAACTATAAAAGATAAAACAGGAAGACAATTTCAGTTCTCACACTATTATAGAGAAGCAAACTGCACTGCAGACTTGCTAGCTAACTGGATATTCCAGCTCCTCATGTAATTATCCTAAATACTA is part of the Solanum stenotomum isolate F172 chromosome 8, ASM1918654v1, whole genome shotgun sequence genome and encodes:
- the LOC125873594 gene encoding uncharacterized protein LOC125873594 — translated: MKILLKVYWKQPLYLHKVPVTLLEYSMNAVTQSIDAIVSTSLNSWRMAIHAFTGETVHRTFSGTGADMDIVISSVRAYVGALNKMMSFRKLLVKNNKPERSAVIYIGTSVLIDLMKLMQLHWSFISCIEVPVATLQNLNPLSNYVLFEHMYYFLWYLHKQPDRSYEYFNWLVVHWTMDTRKLELNLGTPLADSSIARTNYKR